A region of Cardinium endosymbiont of Sogatella furcifera DNA encodes the following proteins:
- a CDS encoding PDDEXK nuclease domain-containing protein: protein MNKSIINQAYHQLLNDLKTSVASAKYKASLHVNKALVALYHHIGSRILHTQVQERWGTGVIAELSKDLRAAFPEMKGFSPQNLKYMRKFAQVYSQDEIGQQLVDQIPWGHIVVLIYSGLDKSQQKFYIEYTIKNGWSRNSLSIQIETNLYERQAGAITNFDKQLLPPHAALAQATLKNPYLFDFLSLGDETHERALEKGLVAHIEKFLLELGEGFAFLGRQYHIQVEEQDFDIDLLFYHIKLRSFIVIELKSGDFKPEYVGKMNFYLSAVDDLLRHSSDNPSIGLILCRSKVGVLAEYTLRDINKPIGLSMYRLTKNLPSKLQTALPTIEELEAELAKDLDHIEIEDDSSHIPH, encoded by the coding sequence ATGAACAAAAGTATCATTAACCAAGCTTACCATCAATTACTAAATGATTTAAAAACCAGTGTAGCCAGTGCTAAATATAAAGCCTCTCTTCATGTTAATAAAGCACTTGTTGCCCTATACCATCATATAGGAAGTCGTATCCTACATACGCAAGTGCAAGAACGATGGGGTACTGGTGTTATTGCTGAACTATCGAAAGATTTAAGAGCTGCTTTTCCAGAGATGAAAGGGTTCAGCCCACAAAACCTCAAATATATGCGGAAGTTTGCTCAAGTATATAGTCAAGATGAAATTGGTCAACAGCTTGTTGACCAAATACCCTGGGGTCATATTGTAGTCCTGATCTATTCTGGGCTCGATAAGAGCCAACAAAAGTTTTACATAGAGTATACGATTAAAAATGGCTGGTCAAGAAATAGTTTATCTATACAAATAGAAACTAACTTATATGAACGTCAGGCAGGTGCCATCACCAATTTTGATAAACAACTACTTCCGCCACACGCCGCCTTAGCCCAAGCTACCCTAAAGAATCCTTATTTATTCGATTTTCTAAGCCTTGGAGATGAAACCCATGAAAGAGCATTAGAAAAAGGATTAGTTGCACACATTGAAAAATTTCTACTTGAATTAGGGGAAGGATTTGCCTTTTTAGGTCGTCAATATCATATTCAAGTTGAAGAACAAGATTTTGATATAGACCTGTTATTTTACCATATCAAACTTCGTTCCTTTATAGTTATAGAGTTAAAATCTGGAGACTTTAAGCCTGAATATGTAGGAAAAATGAATTTTTATCTTTCTGCTGTGGATGATTTATTGCGCCACTCAAGCGATAATCCTTCCATTGGATTAATTTTATGCCGATCCAAGGTCGGCGTTTTAGCAGAATACACCTTACGTGATATCAATAAACCTATAGGTCTTTCAATGTACAGGCTTACTAAAAACCTGCCTAGCAAATTACAAACAGCGCTTCCAACCATTGAAGAACTGGAAGCAGAGCTTGCTAAAGATTTAGATCATATAGAAATAGAAGACGATTCATCTCATATTCCGCACTAG
- a CDS encoding transposase, producing MFVNSSLRYASRLTFSEWLKLIALYGAKMEPKSYQMPVASIQALKQQKTLLAQLKKQLTMSYNLLESFSVLPKTDAVTLKVINQNIASLEEQIAFLEQEMLTITQERCKELYTQISSIQGIGDRTTMELIVGTGGGHHFESAKQFSKYIGLAPTYEHSGSSVRKKGHINRHGNPGLRSLLYIASWSAIRFNKSCKDFYERLKARGKPSKVALIAVANKLIRQVFAIMRDNTFYVDGHVSKLKVSP from the coding sequence ATGTTTGTCAATTCCTCGCTAAGATATGCATCTAGGCTTACCTTTTCTGAATGGCTGAAACTTATTGCTTTATATGGTGCTAAGATGGAACCTAAATCCTACCAAATGCCTGTAGCAAGTATTCAAGCCTTAAAGCAACAAAAAACACTTCTTGCACAGTTGAAGAAACAACTTACGATGTCTTATAATTTGTTAGAATCTTTTAGTGTGTTGCCTAAAACAGATGCTGTAACCTTAAAAGTGATCAATCAAAATATAGCTTCTTTAGAAGAACAAATAGCATTCTTAGAGCAAGAAATGCTTACTATTACACAGGAACGCTGTAAAGAACTCTACACACAGATCAGTTCTATTCAAGGTATTGGGGATAGAACCACTATGGAGCTTATCGTTGGCACTGGTGGCGGTCACCATTTTGAAAGTGCTAAGCAGTTCTCTAAATACATTGGGCTAGCGCCTACTTATGAACATTCAGGCTCATCGGTAAGAAAAAAAGGCCATATTAATCGTCATGGCAACCCGGGATTGCGTTCTTTGCTCTATATAGCTTCTTGGTCAGCTATACGCTTTAATAAGTCCTGTAAGGACTTTTATGAGCGGTTAAAAGCAAGGGGTAAGCCTAGTAAAGTGGCACTGATTGCAGTAGCTAACAAGCTTATTAGACAAGTATTTGCTATTATGCGCGACAATACTTTTTATGTAGATGGCCATGTATCTAAACTAAAAGTCAGCCCTTAG
- a CDS encoding IS256 family transposase, producing the protein MNNDYVGLVDYKDLEENILSSIRLGKPLTGKGGALTPLIKKLLEASLEGEMAHHLSSERIVNNRRNGKSCKTFRTSSGSFDLVTPRDRTGSFDPQIVKKRQTNLHPELETKILSMFSSGMSYKSIAAHIEEIYDHKVSAAEISAITDSLLPVINEWRNRPLQSVYPIVFMDGMFFKVKEDGKCVSKCLYTLLGIDQEGKKEVLGFYLSESEGANFWLGVLNELKARGVEDILIACVDGLKSFPAAINNAFPNAQVQVCVVHQIRNSIKYVASKDVKRFLTDLKQVYQASNKEVAEHYLLELEEKWGEKYPMVIKSWQNNWEHLSGYFKYSDPVRRLIYTTNPIESLHRQIRQFTKTKGAFTSVNALYKSVYCAIKKMEDKWTMPLRNWALTISQIDIFFPGRVKSELT; encoded by the coding sequence ATGAACAATGATTACGTTGGTTTAGTAGATTATAAAGATTTGGAGGAAAACATTTTGTCCTCTATCCGTTTAGGTAAGCCATTGACAGGCAAAGGTGGGGCATTAACCCCTCTGATAAAAAAGCTTCTAGAGGCGAGTCTAGAAGGTGAGATGGCCCATCATTTGTCTAGTGAGAGGATAGTAAATAATCGAAGGAATGGTAAAAGTTGTAAAACTTTTCGTACAAGCTCTGGTTCCTTTGACTTGGTAACCCCTAGAGATAGAACAGGTAGTTTCGATCCACAAATAGTTAAAAAGCGTCAAACAAATCTTCATCCTGAACTGGAAACCAAGATTTTAAGCATGTTTTCTAGTGGTATGAGCTATAAGTCTATAGCCGCTCATATTGAAGAAATCTATGATCATAAAGTATCAGCTGCTGAAATATCGGCTATTACAGATAGCTTATTGCCAGTAATAAATGAATGGCGTAACCGTCCTCTTCAATCGGTCTACCCCATAGTTTTTATGGATGGTATGTTTTTTAAGGTTAAAGAAGATGGGAAATGTGTAAGTAAATGTCTGTATACCTTATTAGGCATAGATCAAGAGGGTAAAAAAGAAGTGTTAGGCTTCTATTTATCTGAAAGTGAGGGAGCTAATTTCTGGTTAGGTGTACTCAACGAGCTTAAGGCAAGGGGTGTAGAAGATATCCTTATTGCCTGTGTTGATGGACTAAAAAGCTTCCCTGCAGCCATTAATAACGCTTTTCCCAATGCACAGGTGCAGGTCTGTGTAGTACACCAGATACGCAATTCCATCAAGTATGTAGCTAGCAAAGATGTAAAACGTTTTTTAACTGATTTAAAGCAAGTATATCAAGCTTCAAATAAGGAAGTTGCAGAACATTATCTATTGGAATTAGAAGAAAAATGGGGAGAAAAGTATCCAATGGTTATCAAATCTTGGCAAAACAACTGGGAGCATTTGTCTGGTTACTTTAAATATTCAGATCCTGTCAGAAGGCTAATTTATACGACCAATCCAATAGAAAGCCTCCATAGACAAATTAGACAGTTTACCAAAACAAAAGGGGCATTTACCAGTGTCAATGCTTTGTATAAATCAGTATATTGCGCTATCAAGAAGATGGAGGATAAATGGACTATGCCGCTCAGAAACTGGGCACTGACCATATCTCAGATAGACATCTTTTTTCCTGGAAGAGTCAAATCTGAGTTGACGTGA
- a CDS encoding ankyrin repeat domain-containing protein → MVPNTHQITKQHASSILRAKQIIAMLGCFYFCTALVTCTRNLNNTPSIKQDSLPDKPPCDRSDQDVSEDYNDLDRCLSEVSKALKGDTGAMDFLVRRGKYIDMHTPYKSGSVRVAIVKNSGISLILEYACKSSLSYKKQSNAQPVTLMVTSLDDPYKDPTAPPPSYEKATDSAPPSYEEVTETPAYIAFMKRLIEHKIDLNGWNMRGETLLTEVIKNGDSPGQIAVIQLLLEAGANPNSISNKMQTPLELVKEIKNIKDQEKTVRLLIDYGANPLWALMDETIKKQVRSATISHLEVFDELCQFLKEL, encoded by the coding sequence ATGGTACCTAATACGCATCAAATAACAAAGCAGCATGCGAGTAGTATACTGCGTGCCAAACAGATCATTGCTATGTTAGGCTGCTTTTATTTTTGTACAGCATTGGTTACTTGTACTAGGAATCTAAACAACACTCCCAGTATAAAGCAGGATAGTCTGCCTGATAAGCCTCCATGTGATAGAAGTGATCAGGATGTTTCGGAAGATTATAATGATCTTGATAGATGTCTGTCTGAAGTTTCAAAGGCACTAAAAGGTGATACAGGCGCCATGGATTTCTTAGTAAGAAGAGGAAAATATATAGATATGCATACTCCATATAAGTCTGGATCAGTCAGGGTGGCTATTGTGAAAAATAGCGGCATCTCATTAATACTGGAATATGCGTGTAAGAGTAGTTTATCATATAAAAAGCAATCAAACGCACAACCAGTTACCCTTATGGTAACATCTTTAGATGACCCATATAAAGACCCAACAGCGCCACCACCTTCCTATGAAAAAGCTACAGATAGTGCCCCCCCTTCCTATGAAGAAGTGACTGAGACGCCTGCTTATATCGCATTTATGAAGCGCTTAATCGAACATAAGATAGATTTAAATGGCTGGAATATGCGTGGAGAAACATTGCTTACAGAAGTAATAAAAAATGGAGATAGTCCTGGACAGATAGCGGTTATCCAATTACTACTGGAAGCGGGTGCAAATCCTAATAGCATAAGCAATAAGATGCAAACGCCACTAGAATTGGTAAAAGAGATTAAAAATATTAAGGATCAGGAAAAAACGGTTAGATTATTGATAGATTATGGCGCAAATCCACTGTGGGCTTTGATGGATGAAACTATCAAAAAACAAGTTCGAAGTGCCACCATAAGCCATTTGGAAGTGTTCGATGAACTGTGTCAATTCCTAAAAGAGTTATAA